Proteins from one Sabethes cyaneus chromosome 2, idSabCyanKW18_F2, whole genome shotgun sequence genomic window:
- the LOC128737552 gene encoding endocuticle structural glycoprotein SgAbd-2-like, which translates to MKLFIAFSAFLAVAVAVSVAFDYHQLEQKHVPILHSESYHGHDGSFKHSYESGNGISVQEQGFVKNAGAGKDHESNVVQGSYSYVDPHGVPISVKYIADEHGFRAEGAHLPTPPPVPKELVEAYAKAASYPSSHGDEYHYSKPEVYKYY; encoded by the exons ATGAAACTG tTCATCGCATTTTCAGCTTTCCTGGCCGTTGCCGTTGCCGTTTCCGTAGCCTTCGACTACCATCAGCTGGAGCAAAAGCACGTTCCAATTCTGCACAGTGAGTCCTACCACGGTCACGATGGAAGCTTCAAGCATAGCTACGAATCGGGTAACGGGATTTCGGTTCAGGAACAGGGCTTCGTAAAGAACGCCGGAGCAGGCAAGGATCACGAAAGCAACGTCGTACAAGGATCGTACTCGTACGTCGATCCTCACGGTGTCCCGATATCGGTGAAGTACATCGCCGATGAACATGGTTTCCGCGCCGAAGGCGCTCATCTTCCCACTCCACCTCCAGTGCCGAAAGAACTTGTGGAAGCCTACGCCAAGGCCGCTAGCTATCCGTCGAGCCACGGGGACGAGTACCATTATAGTAAGCCGGAGGTCTACAAGTACTACTAA